One window of the Rhizobium etli 8C-3 genome contains the following:
- a CDS encoding DUF389 domain-containing protein: protein MAIRADPTTANLAIMRGVALGGHGDLLLFDVARENVNSIVDMLRELGIEATGSISLLDHVTVISNAAETAEAAANGHPADAVIWDEIEDRAEEDARLSWSFLSFLVLATLIAGVGRYLDQPILIIGAMVVGPEFAPIAAICLAIVRRRWTLLRPAMTNLLSGFALATAIACVVWAVAYETGLIDRFAATTGAATDFIIKPDVWSFVIALLAGCAGVLSLTASKSSALVGVFISVTTVPAVGTIGLTLAVSAWAEAWAALTQLFINIAGMIIAGTATLAAQQLTNRLPPKTRRTALRPRAGKSHRRKTRPALKRQP from the coding sequence GTGGCCATCAGGGCCGATCCGACGACTGCGAATCTGGCGATCATGCGCGGGGTAGCGCTCGGCGGCCACGGCGATCTGCTCCTGTTTGACGTCGCCCGCGAAAATGTGAATAGCATTGTCGATATGCTGCGGGAGCTGGGGATCGAAGCGACGGGATCGATCTCGCTGCTCGATCATGTGACGGTTATCTCCAATGCGGCCGAGACCGCCGAGGCGGCCGCGAACGGCCACCCCGCCGACGCCGTAATCTGGGACGAGATCGAGGATCGGGCCGAGGAAGACGCAAGGCTGTCCTGGTCGTTCCTAAGCTTCCTCGTGCTGGCTACGTTGATCGCCGGCGTCGGGCGTTATCTTGACCAGCCGATCCTCATCATCGGCGCGATGGTGGTCGGCCCCGAATTCGCACCGATAGCCGCTATCTGCCTGGCTATCGTCCGACGTCGCTGGACACTGCTGCGACCGGCAATGACCAATTTGCTCAGCGGCTTCGCGCTCGCAACGGCTATCGCCTGCGTCGTCTGGGCCGTTGCCTATGAGACCGGCCTCATTGACCGGTTTGCCGCCACCACCGGCGCTGCCACGGATTTCATCATCAAGCCGGACGTGTGGTCTTTCGTGATCGCACTGCTCGCAGGCTGTGCCGGCGTGCTCTCGCTCACCGCCTCAAAATCCTCCGCGCTGGTTGGCGTGTTCATCTCGGTCACCACCGTGCCGGCCGTCGGAACGATCGGACTGACGCTCGCGGTCAGCGCCTGGGCCGAAGCCTGGGCGGCACTGACCCAGCTTTTCATCAACATCGCCGGCATGATCATCGCCGGGACGGCCACCCTGGCCGCGCAGCAGTTGACGAACCGATTGCCGCCGAAGACGCGGCGAACGGCGCTCCGACCACGCGCCGGCAAATCGCACCGTCGCAAGACCCGACCAGCATTGAAGCGCCAGCCATGA
- a CDS encoding universal stress protein, producing MDLIVLGLHHASSQDVFVGTKAEHIACNSVVPVLVVKDKLAGSYHTVVSATEFSPCSARALPMGLELATDADFFLLHVFETPFPGRIKLNAEQLAEYERPLVEEFQHEAQKAMDAFLKEHGHCEASVTPKLERNETENGISKILLEQDARSSRPWHSLEKSHRCKPYR from the coding sequence GTGGACCTCATCGTGTTGGGCTTACACCATGCGAGCTCGCAAGATGTATTCGTTGGTACAAAGGCAGAGCATATTGCTTGCAACAGCGTCGTTCCGGTTCTGGTGGTGAAAGACAAACTCGCGGGCTCCTACCATACCGTTGTGTCTGCCACCGAGTTCTCACCCTGTTCGGCGCGTGCGTTGCCCATGGGGCTTGAACTTGCAACTGACGCCGATTTTTTCCTACTGCATGTCTTTGAGACACCGTTTCCGGGTCGCATCAAATTGAACGCCGAGCAGTTGGCGGAATATGAGCGCCCCCTCGTCGAGGAATTCCAGCACGAAGCTCAGAAAGCCATGGACGCATTCTTAAAAGAACATGGGCATTGCGAGGCATCCGTAACCCCTAAACTGGAACGCAACGAGACCGAAAATGGCATTAGCAAGATTCTTCTCGAGCAGGATGCTCGATCTTCTCGTCCTTGGCATTCACTGGAAAAGTCGCATCGCTGCAAGCCTTATCGGTAG
- a CDS encoding transposase, producing the protein MAQAILLTGQERRRRWSADDRLEILEAAFAPGANVSEVARRFDVS; encoded by the coding sequence ATGGCACAGGCAATTTTGCTGACGGGTCAAGAACGGCGTCGTCGTTGGTCGGCAGATGATCGGCTGGAAATTCTGGAGGCGGCATTTGCGCCGGGGGCAAATGTCTCGGAGGTGGCGCGTCGCTTTGATGTTTCGTGA
- the tnpA gene encoding IS66-like element accessory protein TnpA, translating to MVGDRADAMLEVMDEGMHEARHEGKYRRIEVITGRRQRRNWTDEEKAQILAESAEPDVNISAVARRWGVNRGLLNVWRRDAGLTSQRTAKACAQQAMFVPVTVVGDRTSRQESPSDVAHVAAGRIEIEIAGARLSVIGAVAPELAQAVVAALRGRR from the coding sequence ATGGTTGGAGATCGCGCTGATGCCATGCTTGAAGTCATGGATGAAGGCATGCATGAAGCCAGGCATGAGGGAAAGTATCGTCGGATCGAGGTGATCACCGGTCGGCGGCAGCGGCGGAATTGGACTGACGAGGAGAAGGCGCAGATCCTGGCGGAAAGCGCGGAACCTGACGTGAACATCTCGGCCGTTGCCCGGCGCTGGGGCGTCAATCGCGGCTTGCTGAACGTCTGGCGTCGGGACGCTGGGCTGACCTCTCAACGAACCGCGAAGGCCTGCGCGCAGCAGGCGATGTTCGTGCCGGTGACGGTGGTTGGCGATCGAACGTCACGCCAGGAATCGCCGTCGGATGTCGCCCACGTCGCCGCCGGTCGGATTGAGATCGAGATTGCCGGGGCGCGGCTGAGCGTTATCGGCGCAGTGGCGCCCGAGTTGGCGCAGGCGGTAGTAGCGGCGTTGCGAGGGCGCCGGTGA
- the tnpB gene encoding IS66 family insertion sequence element accessory protein TnpB (TnpB, as the term is used for proteins encoded by IS66 family insertion elements, is considered an accessory protein, since TnpC, encoded by a neighboring gene, is a DDE family transposase.), which yields MIGVSPNGVKIMVATQPVDFRRGMNGLVALVASALAADPYCGDVFVFRAKRCDRLRCIYWDGSGMILATKWLEGGKFVWPPVRDGAMQMSSQEFSLLLAGIDWTRVKRNPVKRPTKAG from the coding sequence GTGATCGGAGTTTCGCCAAATGGCGTGAAGATCATGGTGGCGACGCAGCCTGTCGACTTCCGGCGCGGCATGAATGGCTTGGTGGCCTTGGTGGCGTCAGCGCTTGCGGCCGATCCTTACTGCGGCGACGTGTTCGTGTTCCGCGCCAAGCGTTGCGATCGACTTCGCTGCATTTATTGGGACGGATCAGGCATGATCCTGGCGACGAAATGGTTGGAAGGCGGGAAGTTCGTTTGGCCACCGGTCCGCGATGGCGCGATGCAGATGAGTAGCCAAGAGTTCTCGCTATTGCTGGCCGGAATTGACTGGACGCGGGTCAAGCGAAACCCGGTAAAAAGGCCGACGAAAGCAGGCTGA
- the tnpC gene encoding IS66 family transposase: MPLRPDPLPQDAAQLTRIILSLDEENADLKARVAFLERQLFGTKSEKMTIIDPTQAMLDLGDLGDIPVAANDDVAPVAEDKTQARRSPARNIGRLPKHLPRYDEIIEPESKVCPCCSFELHCIGTDVSEALDIVPAVVRVKRTIRPRYACRACESVIVQAPAPARVMDGGMVTTAFAAHVAVSKFAWHLPLHRQAQMLASCGVIIDRGTLGAWVTRVAWWLELLYDALTAFIRSQPRVFCDETPLPRLDPGRKRTKVCQLWAQAIDDRPWNGPAPPAVAYIFAESRGAREVEGQLSSFTGVLQVDGYQAYKTMAKRRGKSNVAPMRLAFCLAHARRKFVDVVKLTGSSEALSILARIAEIYRIEARLRGESADTRLVVRRREAAPVMRELKAQITELSDEVSSKSALGKAVTYTLNHWSGLAAFLEDGRIEVDSNVVERSMKSVALTRKNSLFVGSERGGKTFAVLASLVNTCKLNGVDPEVWLADVLERIVAGKVKASEMESLLPWNWKAEREAMTEQERRAA; the protein is encoded by the coding sequence ATGCCGCTTCGACCCGATCCCTTGCCCCAGGATGCTGCGCAATTGACCCGGATCATTCTCTCGCTCGATGAAGAGAATGCCGATCTCAAAGCGCGCGTGGCCTTCCTTGAGCGCCAGCTCTTCGGGACGAAATCGGAGAAGATGACGATCATCGATCCGACGCAGGCAATGCTCGACCTTGGCGATCTCGGCGACATTCCCGTTGCTGCCAATGACGATGTCGCGCCCGTCGCCGAGGACAAGACGCAGGCACGGCGATCGCCAGCTCGCAATATCGGCCGTTTGCCCAAACACCTTCCGCGTTATGACGAGATCATCGAACCGGAGAGCAAAGTCTGCCCCTGCTGCTCATTCGAGCTTCATTGCATCGGCACGGATGTCAGCGAGGCGCTCGACATCGTGCCCGCGGTTGTCCGGGTCAAACGGACGATCCGTCCGCGCTATGCATGCCGGGCCTGCGAGAGCGTCATTGTGCAAGCGCCCGCGCCGGCGCGCGTGATGGATGGCGGCATGGTGACCACCGCCTTTGCCGCTCATGTCGCCGTTTCGAAGTTCGCCTGGCATCTGCCGCTCCATCGCCAAGCGCAGATGCTTGCCTCCTGCGGCGTGATCATCGATCGCGGCACCCTCGGCGCCTGGGTCACGCGGGTCGCCTGGTGGCTTGAACTTCTCTACGATGCGCTCACCGCCTTCATCCGCTCCCAGCCGAGGGTGTTCTGTGACGAGACGCCGCTTCCGCGGCTCGATCCGGGGCGCAAGCGAACCAAGGTGTGCCAGTTATGGGCCCAGGCAATCGACGACCGGCCGTGGAATGGTCCGGCGCCGCCGGCCGTTGCCTATATCTTTGCCGAAAGCCGCGGCGCTCGCGAAGTCGAGGGGCAATTGTCGTCGTTTACCGGCGTGCTTCAAGTTGATGGGTACCAAGCCTATAAAACCATGGCCAAGCGCCGGGGGAAGAGCAATGTCGCTCCCATGCGGCTGGCCTTCTGCCTTGCCCATGCCCGGCGCAAGTTCGTCGATGTCGTCAAGCTCACCGGCTCCTCGGAGGCTCTGTCGATCCTTGCCAGGATTGCCGAGATCTATCGCATCGAAGCGAGACTGCGCGGCGAAAGTGCCGATACCCGGCTCGTAGTGAGGCGCCGCGAGGCAGCTCCTGTCATGAGAGAACTGAAGGCCCAGATCACCGAATTGAGCGACGAGGTGTCGTCGAAATCGGCGCTTGGCAAGGCCGTCACCTACACGCTCAACCACTGGAGCGGACTGGCAGCTTTCCTGGAGGATGGCCGGATCGAAGTGGACTCCAACGTGGTCGAGCGTTCGATGAAATCCGTGGCCCTGACGAGAAAGAACTCGTTGTTTGTGGGCAGCGAGCGGGGTGGCAAGACCTTCGCGGTCCTGGCATCGCTCGTCAACACCTGTAAACTGAATGGTGTGGACCCCGAGGTCTGGCTTGCCGATGTGCTGGAACGCATCGTCGCGGGCAAAGTGAAAGCCAGCGAGATGGAAAGTCTCCTGCCGTGGAACTGGAAGGCTGAGCGCGAGGCGATGACAGAGCAGGAGCGACGGGCGGCATGA
- a CDS encoding UPF0149 family protein has product MTHNSQGMTTARPKLDDEAFEAFIRGRRPASPIWSMSGLDGYLTALIIGPRFIDPRQWIPELTGPDALNLPMETTEHRAVQTIVAEYNRISASLAETPKDHRPRFTRIDDQTFDPFDWDLCFLLGTQYAPRLWQPVLRGHAVTGDIIAPIRKLGDAKHKATRQDAADVAEALVNIRTYFMPKRAKQKL; this is encoded by the coding sequence ATGACGCACAACAGCCAGGGCATGACGACCGCACGACCGAAGCTTGATGATGAGGCGTTCGAGGCGTTTATCAGGGGACGTCGTCCAGCATCGCCGATTTGGTCAATGAGCGGTCTCGATGGCTATCTTACGGCCCTCATCATCGGCCCAAGGTTCATCGACCCGCGTCAATGGATCCCGGAGCTGACTGGCCCGGATGCCCTGAACCTGCCGATGGAAACAACAGAACATCGGGCCGTGCAGACGATCGTTGCGGAGTATAACCGCATCTCCGCAAGCCTTGCCGAAACGCCGAAAGACCACCGGCCCAGGTTCACCAGGATCGATGACCAGACCTTTGATCCATTCGATTGGGACCTCTGCTTTCTGCTGGGAACACAATACGCGCCGAGGCTTTGGCAGCCCGTCCTTCGAGGTCATGCCGTCACTGGCGACATCATCGCGCCCATCCGCAAGCTCGGCGACGCAAAACACAAAGCAACCCGCCAGGATGCTGCGGACGTCGCCGAAGCACTTGTCAATATCCGCACCTACTTCATGCCGAAGCGGGCAAAGCAGAAGCTCTGA
- the tnpB gene encoding IS66 family insertion sequence element accessory protein TnpB (TnpB, as the term is used for proteins encoded by IS66 family insertion elements, is considered an accessory protein, since TnpC, encoded by a neighboring gene, is a DDE family transposase.): MIPISSSVRVWIASGHCDMRKGMQGLALIVQEGLGRDPFKGDVFVFRGKSGRLIKAIWHDGVGLSLYAKRLERGRFIWPATEGGAIALTAGQMSYLLEGIDWRNPQQTWRPTSAG, translated from the coding sequence ATGATCCCGATCAGTTCGAGCGTGCGTGTTTGGATTGCGAGCGGCCATTGCGATATGCGCAAGGGGATGCAGGGCCTGGCTCTGATCGTGCAGGAAGGTCTCGGTCGTGATCCGTTCAAGGGCGACGTTTTTGTCTTCCGCGGGAAAAGTGGTCGGCTGATCAAGGCTATTTGGCATGACGGAGTTGGCCTATCTCTATACGCAAAGCGGCTCGAGCGCGGCCGTTTCATTTGGCCGGCGACGGAGGGCGGAGCGATTGCGCTGACGGCTGGCCAGATGTCGTATTTGCTTGAGGGAATTGACTGGCGAAACCCGCAGCAGACATGGCGGCCGACGAGCGCGGGATAG